In Carassius carassius chromosome 38, fCarCar2.1, whole genome shotgun sequence, the genomic stretch AGGAGCGCCAGGCGGATGCAGTGGGCCATACACACCGGCGGCAGGAACCAGACCTTGGGCGGCGGAGTTCCCTTGTTCTGGACGTGGCTGACGATCTGCTGGGCGGTCTGCCTCTCGTTCACCTGTCGCTTGACCCACTCGTGGAGACGGCCTTTCTCCATGGCGCCATTGAAGCACACTAGCAGCTCGATGTTGCCGTTGAAACAGGCTTTGGCGAGGGCGGCGAGGTACCCGAGCATGTGGTTCCACTGGCCTCCGCTCACCCAGTCGGTGTAGAAGCCGCCGTAGAGCCGGTGCAGGCAGTTCTCGGCGTCCACTAGCAGCCGGAGCGGAATTTGAGGAGGTCTCTGCCGGCCACCGCCGACCAGACTTCCCCGGGCGAGCTTCTGGAGCTCCACCGGCACCACGGCATTGGGGCAATGCTTTTCAATGTATTCCTGGAAACCCTGGATACCCATTACTGTTGTTGTACAATATGATATCTACGATAATGTCGGGTTAAGTAAGAACGTAAAATATTCCGGTGGAAATGGAgacacagagagcgagagagttgCAAGCAAGCAGCCTCTCCCGAATGCTGAAAACCGGATTGAAGAATATTGCGGCGGATGTGGAAGTTGATCAATCGAAAATCAGTCAAATCAGAGATGCATCTGTAGTttttggtgagttgttttttggttcATGGCTGCCAGCCGCCATGTGCACCCTTATGAAGCCATGTCTATGGTCTGGATGTATCTTGTGTGTAGGGGAAAGAGAGGAGCGCAGAGACGCAGGGCACGTACAGTCAGTCACACTGGAGGAGGAGTCTGGAGTTCAGTGGGCGTGGTTCGCCTGAAGAACTGTTGCATGTTATGATACTCTCACTATTTTAAAACGTCTcatacatgtttgtttttgtgaaaagcggggacatcccataggcgtaatggtttttataatgtacaaactttatattctatggccctacaccaaccctacacccaactctaaccctcacaggaaactttgttcatttttactttctcaaaaaaactcattctgtatggtttataagcgttttgaaaaaaggggacatgggttatgccctcataagtcaccctctccttgtaatacctgtgtcatacacatgtcattatacagagttgtgtcctgatatgtcacaaaaacaagagcacacacacacacacacataatatatatacaaaccaTTTTAAAGTTAGTTGTAAAACTTGTTATTAGTAATGTTCTTAAAGTTAATAGCTTTTTTATACTTTGGGTCTATCTGTTGGTTGAGGGTCTGGTTGGGGTCCCTGGTTACAACAAAACTAAATGGCTTTCCAGGTTCAATCTACAGAGGGCGCCAGCGCGTTATTTATATCGTACATTAGAAACCTGACATTTCTCATTAGAAGCAGACAGTTTGCACACTTACAAAGTCAATCTTAGTAATTTGAACTCTTTTAATGTAAAACAGCTGGAGgactttaaagagatagttcacattaaaaattaaaaattctgtCTTAATTTTCTCACCTTTATGTCACTCtaaatcaaactttttttcttctgtggaacgtaaaataatatattttgagaaatgtcttagTGTTCCTTCTTCTCTCCATACAGTGGAAATCAGTGTTAACTGTGgaagaatattattattagtattatttgtgTCACTATACTAAAGAGTGTTCTTTAGACTGTCTATGAGAGCTTGAGTTTCTGATGAGCTGAGAGATAACAGAATATctaatggatgtgtgtgtgtgtgcaagacaAAATGTGAGACAGAATTAGCCACTTAGAAAATGATTTACATTAAATTCTTAGAAACTCATCTGGAGGACATAATTGAACTGAAAATTTGAAATTTGGGATGTTTGTTCTGGGATGAACTTTAAGTCGGCGGGTTCTGTGTTTGTTCCTAGTTGATTAAGAGTATTTTTAAGAACAAAACTGAGATCAACTAGTGGATCATCGGAAGAAGGATCTGGAAAGAAGTTATTGGTAGAATAACCACCTGTTCAGTTGGGAAGACTGTatagggaagagagagagagagaaaaaaagagttaTTGGTAGAATAACCATTTGTTCAGTTGGAAGGACTGAACCACCAAAGAGACATCTGGAGGTGGTTTATAGAGCAATATGTGCCTGGATAATCAGAGTGCTGGGTGATGGGAGAGTCTCagaacaaacaaagaaataaCATACATGATAATCCTGTGTATCATCTAATGCAAAGTGTAGGGTATATGGCTATGGTTCTAAATGAATAACAGGAATGGCACAGGGGGCTtgattaaagtgaaagtgaagtgacattcagccaagtatggtgacccatactcagaatttgtgctctgcatttaacccatccgaaatgcacacacacagagcagtgaacacacacacacacactgtgagcacacacccggagcagtgggcagccatttatgctgcggcgcccagggagcagttgggggttcggtgccttgctcaagggcacttaagtcgtggtattgaaggtggagggagagctgtacatgcactccccccacctacaattcctgccggccagagactcgaactcacaacctttcaattgggagtccgactctctaaccattaggccacgactacccTACAATAATTAATCATCATGGGTTCCCTGTTGGTGGAATAATAATTCACATTGAAACTGTTTAGCCTTGAAAATTTAATCAAAGGAACTTGTATTTAAGGTGATGAATTAGAAACACTATTGAAACTAAAGATCAAGAAAGAGATGTTTAAAGAATTGAATAAGATCAATAGATCAGTGTTGATTATCCTGAgattttgtacttatttttttaaacaaataaataaataataataagttattaaCTGCAGGTGTTTAAATATACAGTGTATCTGAAGACGTCTAAAATTTATATCCCATATCCCTGGGAGACAGCATGAAAAGTTGATCCATTTCAGAGATTCTATGATTTTGCTTTGGTTTAGGTTAACTTAAATCATGCTTGTGCATTGTGTTGAATGAGAACGAGACTGGGTGACCAAGTCAAACATATAACAGACATCTCACAGTAATGTTAGTTTACAGTAAACGGGAAAGACCAATACTTGTTAACTATTACACCATATACATTATTCTATATTAAGTAGCCTAAGTAGTGAGGTTACTGCtattttctgcatttttgcaaaaaatgtaactgcttgcttttttctGCAAAGAAGATAtgcttattaaattattaaaacagaaTGAAGAACTGCTGTTCAGCAGATGAGACTTATAAAATGTGGAGAAGGTTAAGATTGCAGAGAGAAGAGGAAGTCACTAATGAGCCTTCTCCCCTCATAAAAGAGGAAGTTGACACTTCTGAGTTGTCATGGAGGCAGACTGATGCAGGAAAAGGTTTTCACTTGAGACTTCGCCTAAAGACTTCTTCTGTTAAAATTAACATTCTGAATCTCATTAAATAGATACCAGTCCAGCCTATTGTACATCTTAGGGAAGGAAAATGAAGTTAATTGACATAAGTGGGAGCTTGACTCACTTATTAGTTTAAATCTGGGCTGGATTTGGCATAGTGAGGGTTATTGATAATACACAAATAGATTACAGACTATGTAGAATTCTTTGGCAAAGAAATGGGAAGGAAggcacattacattacatttatctatGAATTCTAAATTTCTGTTTGAACATTTCAGCATGATGAACGTCATTGGACTGATTTTGTAATGTGTTGTGTCAGAAGTATTACAGATTTTCTTGTTATTGCTAACATGAACAAAGTGGGTTGAGAGTTTTCCAGAGTGAAGTGTTTATTGTGCTGGAaaattttactgatgataaaagGTTCCAGTTTTTAAATCAAGGAGAAAACAAAAGCTGAACTGGCTAAATTTGAAATtcattatgccattatcattagcAGCTCTATCAAATATCAGTGCCAGGGTTTTGATTCACTCCATCAATAAGGACCAGCAAATGTGCTGTTGTGATCTTAGGAAAAGATCTGCAATGATCAGTGAAATGGTTGGAGAATGTAACACCTGAAAACTCAAGAAAGTGAAGGATGAAGGGCGTGCTAGTAATTGCCAACATGAAGAATGAACTCATTTGATGCAGGTATAAATGTTGAGTCTGGGTGTTTCCTCTTGGTCGCACTCTGCAGTCAACTTGGATGACTATCACCTTTTCtcacaagaaaataaatattcaaaagaatgttgtcCCATAACTGAAAATTGCCACAGCAGTGACCAAAACAGTTTGGATGCCAACATCTTTTAAATATCttctatgttccacagaagaaagtgagTTTCATGATTTAAACGACTTGatggtgagtgaatgatgaactaaccctttaaataatgcTATCGCATATGACAGCTGTTAAAGTCACGACATATTAAACAGTCAGAAAATGTTGGtaattaagattttatttgtGTCAAGAAGAAATATTGTCATAATTATatgcatggggggggggggtgaaaagaCTGAATACTGAAAACAAGAAAATTGACAAATTATACAAAAAAGTAACATTAATTGTATTGaggaattatttacattttgctcAAACACTGAATTTTCAATTATTATACAAAAAAGAGACACATACTTTAGTCATCTACATGTATTTTGTCTACTTATTATAACCAAAAAATCTGTATACAGTGTCAGGCATTATAAAAGTGCAATTTTTGCTTAAGTCATTTGAAGTCTGAGGTTTGGCAAAGTGAgtacacaaaaaaagaataagactAATAGATGCACAGATCGTGTTTAAGACTTCCTCTATTACGGTTTTTAAAAAGAACAGTgtacccaaaaattaacattcttcAATAACTTGACAGACTAACAGAATAACTTGAACTGTCACTTTCACATCTAAACAGCAACTagaatgttttctgtgtttccttttttttttatatgcacaaTCAAAAAATGATATTGCTTAATAACCCAACAACGATGTTCTTTTATCAGGTAACATTTTTAAACGATAAAAGCAAGACCTGATTGCAAcacgtttttaatatttatatgtaaacaCCTTTACAGATATTTGTacagatacttttatttttgcatCAGCATATTGTTGTGCATGTAAACACATCAATGCCATTATTTGAAGTTATAATTATAAGGTGTGCCTTTGCTACCTTTAACACTGCCTCCTCATCCAGATTAACAAGttggacatttttatttatttttttaattcagtgaagCTTGTTTTAACAGTGGCTGGTTTAGACTCACATACAAATCACACAAATTGAGATATTTCACATATTCTACATCTGTCTTCTGTCTTCACCAGTCCACTCCCACACGATACACTGGGCAAACAGATGGCAAAACTACAGCTCAGACATCCAATGACAGTCTGAATTGTTGTGCCCTTTGAGCCAACTCTTTGGCAATGTCCTGCACCTCCTGGAGAGCCAGTTTGTCGGGGAAGTTCAAAGCTGCCCTCTTGGTCATCATGGCCAGTTGCTTGAGATGGGCACACAGCTGATTGCTCACAGACAACATTTCCTGGCTGGCTTCATGATTTTTAGCTTCACTACACAAAGTGTTCACGAGTCTTTGGCCCACCATAATGACCAGCTTGCTGTGGGATATGAACTTTTCAGGTGGCTGGCCATCATTCAGGCTACTTATAAACACACTGATGGCCTTCTGAATAGCTCCAAAATACAGCCGGCAGTGGTCAGAGATGGAAGGCTTCCTGGAGGTCGGGACTGGAGTGCAGGGGTTAACTGATTGTGATTTGGAAACCTTTTGAAGACACATTAAGTAATAAATTGGTTTAGAAATTTGAAATCAGTTCAAGTTTTGAACACAATACTGTGAGCTGTACTGGGAGGGTCACAAGTTTTTACCTGTTTTTTCAAGGTATCGCCATTTCTCTTTGATTTAAGACTGCTTTTTGCTGGTTTTAGTTGTTTGTCAAACTCTGTCTTGGTCTATTAAAAAGCAGTAAAGAATTAATACTGAATATACTTAAGCAAGAGAACATCACATTGATTAAAAGTCaaagaaaagacatttataatgatataaaGATTTATCTTTCCAATAACAATCTGacaaaatgtttcctgagcagcaaatcagcaaattagaatgatttccgaggaatcatgtgacaatgaaaatTGGAtgaaatggctgatgaaaattttgatttgccatcacaggaataaataatattttatattgtaataatatttcacgataTGAATTTTTACTGTtaatagatcaaataaatgcttaaaaagttaaaaacattaactttgctgtcattaatacatttacaatgaTTTCCATTCTTGGTTAGTgcattatttttacttttctaaGTTTATGACGATTTAatactgaatttattttatagtatacattttatatttaacatttaatatcaaCCATTTATCATTTAAAGGCCATAGCATGAAAATAATTATGCTTAAGGTGTGATTTGCCTACCTGAAGTTGTACATAGTCACTTTCATCTATTCCGGAGTCTACCATTGGTTCACTTTTGCTCCTTTCAGACATGTCTATATTTTCCACTACATCTGGTTCCTTAACCAGCACTCTGAAAAGAAGCTTTCCGTTTGCATTCAGGATGGATACCAGCCTCTTCACATCCTCTGGTATGGTTCGAGCCACCATAACAAAGCGCTCCAGATGATCAGGTGTCTGTGACTGACTGGCATCCTGAGCTAGCGTATCCAGCGGCCAGTCCACATCTCGCAGAGTCCTTGCAGCCTCCTGAAGGATCAAGCCCGAGTCTTCAACGATGGTGAGCTGCTTCAGCAACCTGGTCTGCAGGTTAAAGTCTGTCAGCCGCTGTGCATTACCTCTGACATCCAAAGCGAAGTTCAAGAAACAGGTGACAGAGTCAGTCACATCTTCAGTGGCCATGCGGATCTGATGGAGGTGCTGACTCAGATGCTCTTTGGTTCTCCATTGGCTGCTGACGAACAGCATAAGCTTGGGCACGGATTGGCACACCGCTTCTTGCAGCGCAAGCAACCTGTTGCTGACTTCTTCCTGTGATAGTGTGACCTCACGCAAGGGCTCAGGTTCAGGAGAACTTAGCATGAAGGAGTCGCATGAGCTCCTGGAAGAACTTGAAGCAGTGGAGGATGTGGACACCGTTGAGCTCCTCTGGTGGTCTTTATCGTCCCTTTTAATTGTCCCTTTCACAGGCTGCCTGGACATTGTCCTGCCCCTCGAGGGCCAACGATCAAGTTGGTCATGCATGGGTCCAGGTTTATCCCTGTACTCAATGGATTCATGGCTTGTTTTAAAGTCCATTTCAGGAGGGCTTTGCTGTCTGGGTAACACTACAGGGCTCTCTGTTTGTTTAAGGCAAGGTGGGACATCATAGATGCATGTATTTGTTGAATCCCCAGTGTCTgtacaagactgcaccactgctTTGCTCGGTTTGGGGATGTCATAGAGGGGCTGGATGGGACCATGCTTCATTGCAGGCCAGCTGTGATTTGGCAAAGTGTCATAAAGTGGCTTGTTTGAAAACATAGTTTTGGGTGGCATGGTGCCATAGTAACAAGGTTCACTTTCTTGTTTTTGGGGGAAAACAGGCACGTCATAAATCCATTCAGACTTACAGGGTTTTGGCATGGTATTATAACGACATAAAGGCTTTTGAATATCATCATTGATGGAGGGCACTGGGATGTCATAATTGGGTTCTTGGTAAGCCAATGGGGGTATGGTGGCGACCTTAAAAAGAAGGAAATAAATTGCAAATTTCACTTAGACATTTCACAAATTGATTCGATTCAGCTTTTGTACTGAATGAGAGTTATATAAGTAAAGATGTCttcacagttttaatgtgtttgttCGAGTTGCTGTACAGGAGTTACTAAACTTACTTTTTTCTTGGTTAAAGTGGCGCATCTTGCAAAGTCTTTGCTTGACATCAATGATGTTTTCCTTTCCAAAGGCTTCAGTGTAGGTGGCTTCAAAAGACAAGTTACACAATTTACGACGTTATCTTTGATCAGTATTATCTTGCTGAAGATTTATTAAGGTGACATTCTACTCTTCTTAGTCATTTGAATGAATAACCAAAATGACAAGTGCAagggtttttaaacattttaatgacaaaggccccccaaaataaaacacaagtttttttttttcacaaatttatttacaaaattaaatgagCAAGAGGACTTACTGTGAACAAGGAGGGTTTTCTCACCAGGCTTGGGACATCATATATTTCTATACCACGTCTGGCAGTTGAAGCCTGAAAAGCATAAAAATGTAAGTCtaggcaaaaaaaatttaattaaacaagCAAAAATGTGAATACTTTATGTAGATGACAACACATGGCCCACTTCTTAAAGCGAGACAGGATCCTTTAAAGTGCTGTAAACTTTACTGTGTGCCTGCCCAATTAACCCAGATTTCTAATTGAAGCCATACTACACATAAGCTGCCAAGGCAAACATCTCTCCCTGAAACAGGAGGGGAAATGGGCAACATGTGAACCCAGCTACCTCACCTATAACACAGTAACTTGCACagacacttctctctctctctctctctctctctctctctctctctctccttttctttgGGGTCCCTTGCCATAGGCCATAGATCTTCTGGTTGCAGTTAGTGGTGTCTGAATTCTGTCTTTGCTTCTCTTTTACAAGCTCATAAAGCCCTTGTGCTACATACCTGTCCCCACAGAGAAAGGCCCCTGGTCCCCATCTGTGAACTCTTTGCCAGCAGGGGTTTCTGAGACACTGCTTGTTATTAGCCACTGTTCAACATATAGTCTACTAAATCATCTACACATTCAGTTATTCCTTTTATATTTCGGAATGATTGGCTATTGGCATTTCATGGAATAGTGGATTGTTTTATGATTAAGCAATATCAGATTAGTAAAGGCCCAATAACCTTAGAATCCACACCAATGGACAATAACATAGTTTATTATAAGCACTGTTTATATGTTGAGTCAGTGATTTAGTGACTCGCGTTGCATTTGTTTCACATGAATCAGAGTTTTGAAACAGTCGATTGGATAAATGATTCAATTGAATGACTTGTTCATAAAAACAGTCACTAGTAAAGTGACACATGGTAGGTATGTTTACATGCATTTACTTTCCATCAGTCAGAATGAATCCAATCTAAATTCAGATTCTGAAAGTTCTGTTATATAATCCCTAAcatacttgtttaaa encodes the following:
- the LOC132119544 gene encoding cas scaffolding protein family member 4-like translates to METLFARALYDNTAETEDELAFRKGDIVMVLEKSVAGSIGWWKCSLLERQGLAPANRLAPLSPAEAEKIRMKLGTEKDYLDNDSNQNIYQTPKAPRPPAIPIYEEMSTIYKVPLKTVPAPDKRTAQEDLDETSSSRDASTARRGIEIYDVPSLVRKPSLFTPPTLKPLERKTSLMSSKDFARCATLTKKKVATIPPLAYQEPNYDIPVPSINDDIQKPLCRYNTMPKPCKSEWIYDVPVFPQKQESEPCYYGTMPPKTMFSNKPLYDTLPNHSWPAMKHGPIQPLYDIPKPSKAVVQSCTDTGDSTNTCIYDVPPCLKQTESPVVLPRQQSPPEMDFKTSHESIEYRDKPGPMHDQLDRWPSRGRTMSRQPVKGTIKRDDKDHQRSSTVSTSSTASSSSRSSCDSFMLSSPEPEPLREVTLSQEEVSNRLLALQEAVCQSVPKLMLFVSSQWRTKEHLSQHLHQIRMATEDVTDSVTCFLNFALDVRGNAQRLTDFNLQTRLLKQLTIVEDSGLILQEAARTLRDVDWPLDTLAQDASQSQTPDHLERFVMVARTIPEDVKRLVSILNANGKLLFRVLVKEPDVVENIDMSERSKSEPMVDSGIDESDYVQLQTKTEFDKQLKPAKSSLKSKRNGDTLKKQVSKSQSVNPCTPVPTSRKPSISDHCRLYFGAIQKAISVFISSLNDGQPPEKFISHSKLVIMVGQRLVNTLCSEAKNHEASQEMLSVSNQLCAHLKQLAMMTKRAALNFPDKLALQEVQDIAKELAQRAQQFRLSLDV